In Terriglobales bacterium, the DNA window GGGCGCAGTCCAAGGAAGACCGGCAGCCAGCGCGCGCTGAAGCCCCAGATGAAGGGCACCAGGAATCCCCAGGTCTCCAGCGGCAGGAAGCGCTGGTCGAGCCCGGCGGGAAATGCCGGGGAGCTTCCGCGCGCCGCCAGGTACAGGGTAGCGCCCAGGTTGAAGAGCAGCGCCAGCAGCAGCCCGCAACTGGCGGTGAGGATGGCTTTCACCCAGGCCTCCAGCGGCTGCCCCTGGCCTTGGACAGGCTGGTGGCCGGAGACGGTGCGGAAGAAGATCAGGAAGGCGGCGACTTCCAGCGCGGCCGAGAGTGGCAGCAGGTCCCGCCACTGCCAGGGATATACGTTGACGGTCCAGCGCAGCGCGACCCCGGCGGTCCACAAGCCCCAGCAAGTCCACACCGGCCAGAGGGCAAAGGGCTTCAGGCGCCGCAGCTTGGGGAGGGAGTGGAAGCCGATCCCCAGGATGAAGCTGCCGATCCACCCGAAGATCTGGGCGTGACCGTGAGCCTGCAGCCAGGCGGGTGAGACGGTTCCGGCAACCTGCCGGCTGGAGATGCGGATCAGGTTCCACACCCCCAGGAAGGTTCCGGGGAGAAGCATGAATACCAGCCCGGTGCCAGCGTAGAGCATGAGCATGCGGGAGAGGCTTTCCTCCCGCGCGCGGGCCCTCTCGAAGATCTGCTCCGCGCTCGGCTCTGGCTCAGGCTGCCGCTCTGCCCACGGCGCCGGGGTGGCCATGCTTCCCCCCTCGTCCCCGCACCCTACTCCATGCTCACGGCGCGCGGAAACAGGA includes these proteins:
- a CDS encoding NnrS family protein → MLMLYAGTGLVFMLLPGTFLGVWNLIRISSRQVAGTVSPAWLQAHGHAQIFGWIGSFILGIGFHSLPKLRRLKPFALWPVWTCWGLWTAGVALRWTVNVYPWQWRDLLPLSAALEVAAFLIFFRTVSGHQPVQGQGQPLEAWVKAILTASCGLLLALLFNLGATLYLAARGSSPAFPAGLDQRFLPLETWGFLVPFIWGFSARWLPVFLGLRPPRSRALLGALLLNSAGVAAALAGWAKPATVLALAGALLGATAVQVLGAAERPAKIRGVHASFPVFVRLAYAWMIVAGALGVWAAVTPHAAGIWGASRHALTVGFVAAMVFSVGQRILPAFSGMRLLFSPRLMFTCLGSLNLGCLLRVTSEILAYQDYAGWAWRCLPVSAFLELAAVTLFAVNLGLSFASPPTGANPQPVPLENRT